In Candidatus Eisenbacteria bacterium, a single genomic region encodes these proteins:
- a CDS encoding DNA-binding protein, translated as MPTTTELYAVDRNVYAYRCPECGALYYPAPMICRKCRNRRDPSTTVYSDFEKVPLGGPCKLLTWTRIYALPEGIDRPSLAFGVVEFTNGIRAVGVLMTEKPKTGALLEARPGLVRELVRRDCYGLQLFDPSP; from the coding sequence ATGCCGACCACGACCGAGCTCTACGCCGTCGACCGAAACGTCTACGCGTATCGATGCCCCGAGTGCGGCGCGCTCTACTATCCCGCGCCGATGATCTGCCGGAAGTGCCGGAACCGCCGCGATCCCTCGACGACCGTGTATTCCGACTTCGAGAAAGTCCCGCTCGGCGGCCCTTGCAAGCTCCTCACGTGGACGAGGATCTACGCCCTCCCCGAGGGGATCGACCGGCCGAGCCTCGCCTTCGGCGTGGTCGAGTTCACGAACGGGATCCGCGCGGTGGGCGTGCTCATGACGGAGAAACCGAAGACGGGAGCGCTCCTCGAGGCGCGTCCGGGGCTCGTCCGTGAGCTCGTCAGACGCGATTGTTACGGACTTCAACTTTTCGATCCGAGCCCGTAG
- a CDS encoding acetyl-CoA acetyltransferase — protein sequence MRAVGIAGIGHTKFGRLDYDLVDIMAWSSLEALKDAGIEGGIDQVFVANMGAGAINNQTGIASALVSRIFLEPAMAETIENGPASGASAVKCGYLAIAAGMADTVLVTGGERMRETTGWKATDFVATLTHPDAEYPYGLTLPAYGGMFTRAYMERHGLTEKHLAMIAVKAHQNAEKNPFAHIEETASIDGIYDGPHREVVNPVMADPLRLYDLCPVSDGAASVVLTAMDTAGRFKKRPIRIAGIGQATDTHCVFNRDDLLDLKAVRLAAERAYAMAGIGPKEISFAELHDAFLILEVAESEEVGFFPKGGAKKAIERGETEIGGRIPINTSGGLKAKGHPVGATGVSQIHEIVKQLRGEAEEGRRVKNPRYGLAVNFGGFGNNVVATILAKE from the coding sequence ATGAGGGCGGTCGGAATCGCCGGGATCGGACACACGAAGTTCGGCCGCTTGGACTACGACCTCGTGGACATCATGGCCTGGTCGTCTCTCGAGGCGCTCAAGGACGCGGGCATCGAGGGGGGCATCGACCAGGTCTTCGTCGCCAACATGGGGGCGGGAGCGATCAACAACCAGACCGGGATCGCCTCGGCGCTCGTCTCGCGCATCTTCCTCGAGCCGGCGATGGCGGAGACGATCGAGAACGGCCCCGCCTCCGGCGCTTCCGCGGTCAAGTGCGGGTATCTCGCGATCGCGGCCGGGATGGCGGACACGGTCCTCGTGACCGGCGGCGAGCGGATGCGCGAAACGACCGGATGGAAGGCGACCGATTTCGTCGCCACGCTCACGCATCCGGACGCGGAGTACCCCTACGGGCTCACGCTCCCCGCGTACGGCGGGATGTTCACGCGCGCGTACATGGAACGGCACGGCCTTACGGAAAAGCATCTCGCGATGATCGCGGTGAAGGCGCACCAGAACGCGGAGAAGAACCCCTTCGCCCACATCGAGGAGACGGCGAGCATCGACGGGATCTATGACGGACCGCACCGGGAGGTCGTGAACCCGGTGATGGCGGATCCTTTACGTCTCTATGACCTTTGTCCCGTTTCCGACGGGGCCGCGTCGGTCGTGCTTACCGCGATGGATACGGCCGGACGGTTCAAGAAGAGACCGATCCGCATCGCGGGGATCGGACAGGCGACCGACACGCATTGCGTGTTCAATCGGGACGACCTTCTCGATCTCAAGGCGGTTCGGCTCGCCGCCGAGCGGGCGTACGCGATGGCGGGGATCGGTCCGAAGGAGATCTCCTTCGCGGAGCTGCACGACGCGTTTCTCATCCTCGAGGTCGCCGAGAGCGAGGAGGTCGGTTTCTTCCCGAAGGGCGGAGCGAAGAAGGCGATCGAACGGGGCGAAACCGAGATCGGAGGGCGCATCCCGATCAACACGTCGGGCGGCCTCAAGGCGAAAGGGCACCCGGTCGGCGCGACCGGCGTCTCCCAGATCCACGAGATCGTGAAGCAGCTCCGCGGAGAGGCGGAGGAAGGGCGGCGCGTGAAGAACCCGCGCTACGGTCTCGCAGTCAACTTCGGAGGCTTCGGAAACAACGTCGTCGCGACGATCCTCGCCAAGGAGTAG
- a CDS encoding GNAT family N-acetyltransferase: MSVELREHESALAAIVSWGAMEPLPQEMSVRLLRAAEELVASGGAGAVDPVFWHEYLDRTRRSFFLRSLPDRAHRVRWAETAATAIEISGYTLEMLLEQRLRAHPDRPLLQEGAAGEPRRWSYSQVARRARAFAAAFLQVADGSPRVAILSENCVEGACADLACLIHDILVAPLDPHLSAETIAWVFNELRINLVVTDSDERRARLQEIRSSVREPYTILLLDSEAKPADPREAVLEDLASRLSRETIDRLLDARKRLGPREAATVMFTSGSTGMPKGVVFSRLNLLSKRFARAAALPAVGEEEVLFCYLPLFHTFGRFLELMGMLFWGGTYVFAGNPSKETLLAGLREVRPSGLIGIPRRWMQIRERVLEIAGDRSPTVEDFHEVVGDRLRWGLSAAGFLDPKVFHFFQRMGVELCSGFGMTEGTGGLTMTPPGEYEDNTVGIPLPLVEARLSEEGELQVAGPYIAAYLDEPPPAPGEKRWLRTGDIFRERPSGYLEIVDRIKDIYKNSRGQTVAPRRVESKFTDVPGIKNTFLVGDGRDFNALLIVPDEEDPVLRAIPDPENRREYFDQIVTAANRDLATYERVVNFAVIERDFDQEHGELTPKRSFKRKTIEANFAGVIHELYRSDSVLLEAGGVRARIPRWFYRDLGILETDIVAVSTGLVNRVSRMALPLAAPEGSPGVLVGDLEYVVPEGPIDLGLFARQPALWIGNPSLVAFSPCKEGWDLSLGDVSPQVLLPIRRAEEAREDPARDLPATGGRRLAEINRLSVLALYAKPKESIEALRRLGEALGSVDLRVGSVIRRRIEALARHPDFEVRCLAYRTLLLDEPMPDYGELLPSFVLSGLPFLNEESMEEIARANIERRRLEALRMRFLSYRNQLGWPATPAVRAQFEVFFTLLANFARYHPEYYAAVRSELVTWIQHKSDPDLARSAELVFMQLADWHQRKLAVEARDEGPEEWKGKIVLEDGLSASEVKHIETVLVGTTFLKESVALAFDAEAFDVREVPPDGIWISRVHSLHDHRLYRVSINTVNDKHYDLLLLLRPDLDMSIVHDTNFWMIAIRGYPEGTPAVPRFGICRPELGAISLAFVSDLTVWERIREAADSSEFQSVCGTWRSLFVRGMAAFFLGWRNSGRRIVPGAVNPKNVAVSEPDFREGAVVLSLAGWKPYRSPVDLVGPMLRNFFRQIEHHYPRCRQGLDIGWIFDACVEGLGQEEGRRFLEDLRSRIGIEELPGDAKRLARSLDDFLDRVRREYHLPVPLRCAIDRYGEWERADPEATWSAKHQIVRELFRLYRLSRFGALARYTLYRRTVFASAPPDVIEPFDRLLGRMFRNPSERPTRMVELSDLQASVAGDGEQRAVFSGLVFPQARAAVEVVAVGDLDRKHVIVRSELIDERGEKYTVREPVEPAEIGQLVGLIIQGGFPNIVSKNDRYLVAIDGQERVVGGVFYKLHDPKVAHLDGIVVAASLRRRGISGALLEDFCSRMAGQGIEVVTTHYFARRFYLAHGFHVDKAWGGLVRLLNT; this comes from the coding sequence ATGAGCGTGGAACTTCGGGAACACGAATCGGCGCTGGCGGCGATCGTCTCCTGGGGGGCGATGGAGCCTCTCCCTCAAGAGATGTCGGTCCGCCTTCTTCGGGCGGCCGAGGAGCTCGTCGCGTCCGGCGGGGCCGGCGCGGTCGATCCCGTCTTCTGGCACGAGTATCTCGACCGGACGCGCCGTTCGTTCTTCCTTCGAAGCTTGCCCGACCGCGCGCACCGCGTGCGTTGGGCGGAAACGGCCGCGACGGCGATCGAGATCTCGGGCTACACGCTCGAGATGCTTCTCGAGCAGCGCCTTCGCGCGCACCCGGATCGGCCGCTCCTGCAAGAGGGGGCGGCCGGCGAGCCGAGACGCTGGAGCTACTCCCAGGTCGCTCGGCGCGCGCGCGCCTTCGCCGCTGCCTTTCTCCAAGTCGCGGACGGCTCGCCGCGCGTCGCGATCCTCTCGGAGAACTGTGTGGAGGGAGCCTGCGCGGATCTCGCGTGTCTTATCCACGACATCCTCGTCGCGCCTCTCGATCCGCACTTGAGCGCGGAGACGATCGCTTGGGTCTTCAACGAACTCCGCATCAACCTCGTCGTCACGGACTCGGACGAACGGCGAGCGCGCCTCCAGGAAATCCGCTCGTCGGTTCGCGAACCGTACACGATCCTTCTGCTCGACAGCGAGGCGAAGCCGGCGGATCCGCGGGAGGCGGTTCTCGAGGACCTCGCCTCGCGCCTCTCGCGCGAGACAATCGATCGCCTGCTCGACGCGCGAAAGCGTCTCGGTCCGCGTGAAGCGGCGACCGTCATGTTCACCTCCGGATCGACCGGCATGCCGAAGGGAGTCGTCTTCAGCCGGCTCAACCTACTTTCCAAGCGGTTCGCGCGCGCTGCGGCCCTTCCGGCCGTCGGCGAGGAGGAGGTGCTCTTCTGCTACCTCCCGCTCTTCCACACGTTCGGCCGCTTCCTCGAGCTGATGGGGATGCTCTTCTGGGGAGGGACGTACGTCTTCGCAGGAAACCCGTCGAAGGAAACTCTTCTCGCCGGCCTTCGAGAGGTCCGCCCGAGCGGGCTCATCGGGATTCCGCGGCGATGGATGCAGATTCGCGAACGCGTGCTGGAGATCGCCGGAGATCGCTCGCCCACGGTCGAGGATTTTCACGAGGTCGTGGGCGACCGGCTCCGATGGGGCCTCTCCGCCGCGGGTTTCCTCGATCCGAAGGTCTTTCACTTCTTCCAGAGGATGGGCGTCGAGCTCTGCAGCGGCTTCGGCATGACCGAGGGGACCGGCGGGCTCACGATGACGCCGCCCGGAGAGTACGAGGACAACACGGTCGGCATTCCGCTCCCTCTCGTCGAGGCGCGCCTCAGCGAGGAAGGGGAGCTCCAGGTCGCCGGACCGTACATCGCCGCGTATCTCGACGAGCCCCCTCCCGCGCCCGGCGAGAAGAGATGGCTCCGGACCGGCGACATCTTCCGCGAGCGTCCGAGCGGCTATCTCGAGATCGTCGATCGCATCAAGGACATCTACAAGAACAGCCGCGGGCAAACGGTCGCGCCTCGGCGGGTCGAGTCGAAGTTCACGGATGTCCCCGGAATCAAGAACACGTTTCTCGTGGGGGACGGACGCGATTTCAACGCGCTCCTCATCGTTCCCGACGAGGAAGACCCGGTTCTCCGCGCCATTCCCGATCCGGAGAATCGCCGCGAGTATTTCGATCAGATCGTGACCGCCGCGAATCGAGATCTCGCGACGTACGAGCGCGTGGTGAACTTCGCCGTGATTGAACGCGATTTCGATCAGGAGCACGGCGAGCTGACCCCAAAGCGATCATTCAAACGTAAAACGATTGAAGCGAACTTCGCCGGCGTGATTCACGAGCTGTACAGGAGCGACTCGGTTCTTCTCGAGGCGGGGGGCGTGAGAGCGCGGATCCCGCGCTGGTTCTACCGGGATCTCGGGATTCTCGAGACCGATATCGTCGCGGTGAGCACGGGGCTCGTGAACCGGGTGAGCCGGATGGCGCTGCCGCTCGCCGCGCCGGAGGGATCTCCCGGCGTTCTGGTGGGCGATCTCGAGTACGTCGTCCCGGAAGGCCCGATCGACCTCGGTCTCTTCGCGCGGCAGCCGGCGCTCTGGATCGGCAATCCTTCCCTCGTCGCCTTCTCGCCGTGCAAGGAGGGATGGGATCTTTCCCTCGGCGATGTCTCTCCGCAGGTCCTTCTCCCGATTCGGCGCGCGGAGGAAGCGAGGGAGGACCCGGCGCGAGATCTGCCCGCGACCGGAGGACGCAGGCTTGCGGAGATCAACCGGCTCTCAGTGCTCGCGCTCTATGCGAAGCCGAAGGAGTCGATCGAAGCGCTGCGCCGGCTCGGCGAGGCTCTCGGATCGGTCGATCTTCGCGTTGGAAGCGTGATTCGAAGACGCATCGAGGCGCTCGCTCGCCATCCGGACTTTGAGGTTCGGTGTCTCGCGTATCGCACTCTGCTTCTCGACGAGCCGATGCCGGACTACGGAGAATTGCTCCCGTCGTTCGTCCTCTCCGGTCTCCCGTTCCTGAACGAGGAGAGCATGGAGGAGATCGCGCGCGCGAACATCGAGCGCCGCCGGCTCGAGGCGCTTCGCATGCGCTTCCTCAGCTACCGGAATCAGCTCGGGTGGCCGGCGACGCCCGCGGTGCGCGCGCAGTTCGAGGTGTTCTTCACGCTGCTCGCCAATTTCGCGCGCTACCACCCCGAGTACTACGCGGCGGTTCGGTCGGAGCTCGTCACCTGGATCCAGCACAAGAGCGATCCGGATCTCGCCCGTTCCGCGGAGCTCGTGTTCATGCAGCTCGCCGACTGGCATCAGAGGAAGCTCGCTGTCGAGGCCAGGGACGAGGGTCCGGAGGAGTGGAAAGGGAAGATCGTTCTCGAGGACGGGCTTTCGGCATCCGAGGTGAAGCACATCGAGACCGTTCTCGTGGGGACGACCTTTCTCAAGGAATCGGTGGCGCTCGCGTTCGACGCGGAGGCCTTCGACGTCCGGGAGGTGCCGCCGGACGGGATCTGGATCTCCCGCGTGCATTCGCTTCACGACCACCGTCTCTATCGGGTGAGCATCAACACGGTCAACGACAAACACTACGACCTCCTGCTCCTGCTCCGCCCGGATCTCGACATGTCGATCGTTCATGACACAAACTTCTGGATGATCGCGATTCGCGGTTATCCGGAGGGCACCCCGGCCGTGCCGCGCTTCGGCATCTGCCGGCCGGAGCTCGGCGCGATCTCTCTCGCGTTCGTGAGCGATCTCACCGTATGGGAGCGGATCCGCGAGGCCGCCGATTCCTCGGAATTCCAATCCGTGTGCGGGACCTGGCGGAGCCTCTTCGTCCGCGGCATGGCGGCGTTCTTCCTCGGATGGCGAAACAGCGGCCGCAGGATCGTGCCCGGAGCCGTGAATCCGAAGAACGTGGCGGTCTCTGAGCCGGACTTCCGCGAGGGCGCTGTGGTCCTTTCTCTCGCGGGATGGAAGCCCTATCGGAGTCCGGTCGATCTCGTCGGCCCCATGCTGCGCAACTTCTTCCGGCAGATCGAGCACCACTATCCGCGCTGCCGCCAAGGGCTCGACATCGGCTGGATCTTCGATGCGTGCGTCGAGGGGCTCGGGCAGGAAGAGGGACGGCGATTCCTCGAGGATTTGCGGTCGCGGATCGGTATCGAGGAGCTTCCGGGGGACGCGAAAAGGCTCGCGCGGTCGCTCGACGATTTTCTCGATCGCGTGCGCCGCGAATACCATCTTCCAGTCCCGCTCCGATGCGCGATCGATCGCTACGGCGAGTGGGAACGAGCCGATCCGGAAGCGACTTGGAGCGCGAAGCACCAGATCGTTCGCGAGCTGTTCCGTCTCTATCGGCTTTCTCGTTTCGGGGCGCTCGCCCGCTACACGCTCTACCGCCGCACGGTCTTCGCCTCGGCGCCGCCCGACGTGATCGAGCCCTTCGATCGGCTGCTCGGGCGCATGTTCCGCAATCCATCCGAGCGCCCGACGCGGATGGTCGAGCTATCCGATCTGCAGGCGTCCGTCGCGGGGGACGGGGAGCAGAGAGCGGTCTTCAGCGGGCTCGTCTTCCCGCAGGCGCGGGCGGCCGTCGAGGTCGTCGCGGTGGGCGATCTCGACCGGAAGCACGTCATCGTGCGGTCGGAGCTGATCGACGAGAGAGGGGAGAAGTACACGGTGCGCGAGCCGGTCGAGCCGGCGGAGATCGGACAGCTGGTCGGTCTGATCATCCAAGGGGGCTTCCCGAACATCGTTTCGAAGAACGACAGGTACCTCGTCGCGATCGACGGACAGGAGCGGGTCGTCGGAGGAGTCTTCTACAAGCTGCACGATCCGAAGGTCGCGCATCTCGACGGGATCGTCGTCGCCGCGTCCCTCCGGAGGCGCGGGATCAGCGGAGCTCTTCTCGAGGATTTCTGCTCCCGCATGGCGGGCCAAGGGATCGAGGTCGTCACGACCCACTACTTCGCGCGGCGCTTCTACCTCGCGCACGGCTTCCATGTGGACAAGGCATGGGGAGGGCTCGTTCGATTGCTTAATACATAA
- a CDS encoding DUF5110 domain-containing protein: MRRKKQRSSESIAPRFALRFLFVILALAIGSEALADPAAYLVGERIVRFHESEEARAGAAPSIALREPLAEIQPAPADFPVRPRFENLHNRNGVRVRIDEGTSLYGTGLVPGPLLRNGRRTTLWNHDAFGWGDETPHLYQSHPWVLAVRADGTAFGLLFETTYRSHLDLAGDILFITEGPPFAVLAIDRESPDEVVRALADLTGHMPLPPLWALGYHQCRYSYFPDERVREIARAFREKEIPCDVVWLDIDYMDGFRSFTFHPTRFPDPLGLNEDLRTRGFHTVWILDPGIKKEDGYGVYDTGSERNLWVESADGSPYTGRVWPGECVFPDFTLPAARDWWANLVADFLARGIGGVWVDMNEPAVFDVWDKTMPLSNIHRADEALGGADTHARYHNAYGMLMARATREGALLARPDKRPFVLSRANHLGGQRYAAAWSGDNLATWYHLDVSIPNVLNLGLSGQPFSGPDIGGFAEAGDAALFARWMGIGALFPFARGHTAKGNIDKEPWSFGPETEATCRRAIERRYRLMPYLYTVFRETSLTGLPVARPLFFADPSDPDLRSEDDAFLLGADLLVSARTTPKRDRVPVMPIGDWKKIPWEETAGEEDPDLPELYIRGGAIVPIGPVMQHTGEKPLDPLTLLVRLDAEGRAKGTLYEDDGESLEYRKGAFRITEFEARETRGVVRLASRIVDGYWKEPQRKTFVRLLLDEGTLETEWKGRDSVSIRVRR; this comes from the coding sequence ATGAGAAGGAAGAAACAAAGAAGCTCCGAATCGATCGCGCCGAGGTTCGCCCTGCGATTCCTCTTCGTGATTCTCGCGCTCGCGATCGGGTCCGAGGCGCTCGCCGACCCGGCGGCCTATCTCGTCGGAGAACGAATCGTCCGCTTCCACGAATCGGAGGAAGCGCGGGCGGGCGCCGCGCCGTCGATCGCGCTCCGGGAACCGCTCGCGGAGATCCAGCCCGCGCCTGCGGACTTCCCGGTGCGGCCGCGGTTCGAGAATCTTCACAATCGGAACGGCGTCCGCGTGAGGATCGACGAGGGAACGAGCCTGTATGGGACCGGCTTGGTCCCGGGACCGCTTCTCCGAAACGGGCGGAGAACGACGCTCTGGAATCACGACGCGTTCGGATGGGGAGACGAAACCCCTCATCTCTATCAATCGCATCCTTGGGTGCTCGCGGTCCGCGCGGACGGAACCGCGTTCGGGCTCCTCTTCGAAACGACCTACCGGAGCCATCTCGACCTCGCGGGGGACATCCTCTTCATCACCGAAGGTCCGCCGTTCGCGGTGCTCGCGATCGACCGCGAATCCCCGGACGAGGTCGTGCGCGCGCTCGCCGATCTCACCGGACACATGCCGCTTCCCCCGCTCTGGGCGCTCGGCTACCACCAATGCCGCTATTCGTATTTTCCGGATGAGCGCGTGCGGGAGATCGCGCGCGCGTTTCGTGAGAAGGAAATCCCGTGCGATGTGGTCTGGCTCGATATCGACTACATGGACGGCTTTCGATCCTTCACGTTTCATCCGACCCGCTTCCCGGATCCGCTCGGCCTGAACGAGGACCTGCGCACGCGGGGCTTTCACACCGTCTGGATTCTCGATCCGGGCATCAAGAAGGAAGACGGGTATGGCGTGTACGACACGGGAAGCGAGAGGAATCTCTGGGTGGAGAGCGCGGACGGAAGCCCGTACACGGGGCGGGTCTGGCCGGGCGAATGCGTCTTCCCCGACTTCACGCTTCCCGCGGCGCGCGACTGGTGGGCGAATCTCGTCGCGGACTTCCTCGCGCGAGGGATCGGGGGGGTTTGGGTCGACATGAACGAGCCGGCGGTCTTCGACGTGTGGGACAAGACGATGCCCCTCTCGAACATCCACCGGGCGGACGAGGCGCTCGGCGGAGCGGACACGCACGCGCGCTATCACAACGCGTACGGCATGCTGATGGCGCGCGCAACCCGGGAGGGCGCTCTTCTCGCGCGCCCCGACAAGCGGCCGTTCGTTCTTTCACGCGCGAACCATCTCGGCGGACAGCGTTACGCGGCGGCGTGGAGCGGCGACAACCTGGCGACTTGGTACCACTTGGACGTCTCGATCCCGAACGTCTTGAACCTCGGGCTCTCCGGCCAGCCGTTCAGCGGGCCGGATATCGGCGGCTTCGCCGAAGCGGGGGACGCCGCGCTCTTCGCGCGATGGATGGGGATCGGCGCGCTCTTTCCGTTCGCGAGGGGACACACCGCGAAGGGGAACATCGATAAGGAGCCGTGGTCGTTCGGGCCGGAAACCGAGGCGACGTGCCGGCGGGCGATCGAGCGCCGCTACCGCTTGATGCCGTATCTCTACACCGTCTTCCGCGAGACATCGCTCACCGGGCTTCCGGTCGCGAGACCCCTCTTCTTCGCCGACCCTTCCGACCCGGATCTTCGATCCGAGGACGACGCGTTCCTTCTCGGAGCGGACCTTCTCGTCTCGGCGCGGACGACCCCGAAGCGCGACCGCGTGCCCGTGATGCCGATCGGCGACTGGAAGAAGATCCCGTGGGAAGAGACCGCGGGCGAAGAGGATCCCGATCTTCCGGAGCTCTACATTCGCGGCGGGGCGATCGTCCCGATCGGTCCCGTCATGCAGCACACCGGAGAGAAGCCGCTCGATCCGCTCACGCTCCTCGTCCGGCTGGACGCCGAAGGGCGCGCGAAGGGGACCCTCTACGAGGACGACGGAGAAAGCCTCGAGTACCGGAAAGGAGCGTTTCGGATCACCGAGTTCGAGGCGAGAGAGACGCGGGGCGTCGTGCGCCTCGCCTCGCGCATCGTCGACGGGTACTGGAAAGAGCCGCAGAGGAAGACGTTCGTCCGGCTTCTCCTCGACGAGGGGACTCTCGAAACCGAATGGAAGGGCCGGGACTCGGTCTCTATTCGCGTCCGGCGGTAG
- a CDS encoding xanthine dehydrogenase family protein subunit M produces the protein MLLSRFEYAAARTVEEAVSRWGESPGAAYLAGGTDLLTQMRIGKRAPRLLIDIKRIDDLSAIRERTNGDLSIGAAVPLAAIAEHPIVRERYPLLAECCTRVGARPLRSRATMIGNICNASPAADTAVALLALDAEAAACGPSGSRAIRIADFFTGPGETSLLPGELVTEVVLPLAASGWRGAYFRLSRRRGMDLATVGVLVARSNGEDPGRHRVALASVAPTPLRVPEAEACLDRNGAAAAPRAAEIAREACRPITDLRGTAAYRREMVGVLVRRGAAALDRRTK, from the coding sequence GTGCTTCTCTCCCGATTCGAATACGCGGCCGCCAGGACCGTCGAAGAGGCGGTCTCCCGGTGGGGGGAGAGCCCCGGCGCCGCCTATCTCGCGGGAGGAACCGACCTCCTCACGCAGATGAGGATCGGGAAGCGCGCGCCGAGGCTTCTCATCGACATCAAGAGGATCGACGATCTCTCCGCGATCCGCGAGAGAACGAACGGAGACCTTTCGATCGGGGCGGCGGTTCCCCTCGCGGCGATCGCCGAGCATCCGATCGTCCGCGAACGGTATCCTTTGCTCGCCGAATGCTGCACGCGGGTGGGCGCGCGGCCTCTCCGGAGCCGAGCGACGATGATCGGGAACATCTGCAACGCCTCGCCGGCGGCGGACACGGCGGTCGCCCTCCTCGCCTTGGACGCGGAAGCGGCGGCGTGCGGACCGTCCGGATCGCGCGCGATCCGGATCGCGGATTTCTTCACGGGACCCGGCGAGACCTCCCTCCTTCCGGGCGAGCTCGTCACGGAGGTCGTTCTCCCTCTCGCGGCGTCGGGATGGCGCGGAGCCTACTTCCGTTTGTCGCGCCGGCGCGGCATGGACCTCGCGACCGTCGGCGTGCTCGTCGCGCGCTCGAACGGAGAAGATCCGGGACGCCATCGCGTGGCGCTCGCCTCGGTCGCGCCGACGCCGCTCCGCGTTCCCGAGGCGGAGGCCTGTCTCGACCGAAACGGAGCCGCCGCCGCGCCTCGGGCGGCCGAGATCGCGCGCGAGGCGTGCCGCCCGATCACCGATCTTCGGGGAACCGCCGCGTATCGGCGCGAGATGGTGGGCGTTCTCGTGAGGCGCGGGGCCGCCGCGCTCGACCGGCGAACGAAATGA